In Juglans regia cultivar Chandler chromosome 13, Walnut 2.0, whole genome shotgun sequence, the following proteins share a genomic window:
- the LOC108989718 gene encoding probable E3 ubiquitin-protein ligase XERICO: MGLSNFPSAAEGVLPVLVMNTVLSVTLLKNMVRSVLQVVGASGNPPNVEEDDPDGCPETENSARERRISITRFKSLRHSKSSGSSRWFPIMECCVCLCRFEAEQEVSELSCQHFFHKSCLEKWFDNYNHNTCPLCRSMD, from the coding sequence ATGGGGCTGTCAAACTTCCCGAGTGCAGCCGAGGGAGTACTTCCTGTGCTGGTAATGAACACAGTTCTTTCGGTGACCCTTTTGAAGAACATGGTGAGATCTGTGCTCCAAGTTGTGGGTGCTTCTGGGAATCCACCAAATGTAGAAGAAGACGACCCAGATGGCTGCCCGGAGACCGAGAATAGTGCAAGGGAGAGAAGAATTTCAATAACAAGGTTCAAGTCTCTGCGCCACAGCAAGAGCAGTGGCAGCAGCAGGTGGTTTCCAATAATGGAGTGTTGTGTGTGTCTGTGTAGGTTTGAGGCAGAACAGGAGGTGAGTGAGTTGTCTTGCCAGCATTTCTTtcacaaaagttgtttagagAAGTGGTTTGATAACTACAACCATAATACCTGCCCTCTTTGTCGCTCTATGGACTAG